In a genomic window of Aricia agestis chromosome 2, ilAriAges1.1, whole genome shotgun sequence:
- the LOC121735546 gene encoding gastrula zinc finger protein XlCGF52.1-like — protein MSVSLYGEEIIQEPGVNNQGPCSTNDFEQAKLIDPIDIKVEPDMALVHSLCYGNNDGLESPDARTESNEEDYTPWHSIFQQTSQQESIQQFEDNQVSSPLYRCKFCSYHSEYKHLLDEHEKIHATTTEDKFTCVICLEICEDERSLNKHEQTHTRNKSLSCRFCGRTFARASRLKLHIRTHTGEKPYSCDVCDRKFARSYYLTDHKLNMHSDTKKYKCEICQREFSKKYYLNEHRITHTAEKRFTCEICDRKFSFKNNFIAHKSMHTGDKRYTCDICKKKFAAKCNLRRHIIGHRGARPFSCSICQKSFTLKGNLKIHIRKHTEESPYQCETCMCKLASKNNLKEHQKVHTGEKPFSCDKCHKSFARKRNLQEHQKIHIRKLSNIDKNNSNLHIFFPRDKSTQEIGLNK, from the exons ATGTCTGTATCACTTTATGGTGAAGAAATCATACAGGAGCCTGGTGTTAACAATCAAGGACCTTGTAGCACAAATG ATTTTGAACAAGCCAAATTAATAGATCCAATAGATATCAAAGTGGAACCTGATATGGCACTTGTACATTCTCTATGCTATGGAAACAATGACGGCCTGGAAAGTCCAGATGCCAGGACAGAGAGCAACGAGGAGGACTATACACCATGGCATAGTATCTTTCAACAAACATCACAACAAGAATCGATTCAACAGTTTGAGGACAACCAAGTAAGCAGCCCATTATATCGCTGCAAGTTTTGTTCGTATCACAGTGAGTATAAACACCTTCTGGACGAACATGAGAAAATACATGCAACCACAACTGAAGATAAGTTTACCTGTGTTATTTGCCTTGAAATATGTGAGGATGAACGTAGTTTGAATAAACATGAACAAACACACACAAGAAACAAATCATTGAGCTGCAGGTTCTGTGGCAGAACATTTGCCCGAGCCAGTCGACTGAAATTACATATTAGGACACACACTGGTGAGAAACCTTACAGTTGTGATGTTTGTGATCGTAAATTTGCTCGAAGCTACTATCTGACTGATCACAAATTGAATATGCACTCAGAcactaaaaaatacaaatgtgaGATTTGTCAACGGGAgttctcaaaaaaatattatttgaatgaGCACAGAATAACACATACGGCTGAGAAACGCTTCACCTGTGAAATCTGTGATAGGAAATTCTCATTTAAAAACaactttattgcacacaaaagtATGCACACTGGTGATAAGCGTTACACATgtgatatttgtaaaaaaaaatttgcagcTAAATGTAATTTGAGGCGACACATCATCGGACATAGAGGTGCTAGGCCCTTCAGCTGTAGCATTTGTCAAAAGTCTTTCACACTCAAAGGGAACTTAAAAATTCACATAAGAAAACATACAGAAGAAAGCCCATACCAATGTGAAACATGCATGTGTAAGTTAGcatcaaaaaataacttaaaagaGCATCAAAAAGTCCACACAGGGGAGAAGCCCTTCAGCTGCGATAAATGTCACAAGTCATTTGCACGGAAACGCAATTTACAAGAACATCAAAAAATCCACATAAGAAAATTGTCTAATATTGACAAAAATAACTCGAACCTTCACATCTTTTTTCCACGGGACAAAAGCACACAAGAAATTGGTTTAAATAAATGA
- the LOC121735569 gene encoding protein CDV3 homolog, translated as MADLDDFFAKKDRKKSKSKKFATSDELAKKMDDPKQKPDVKPKKERPVQEGEEPGRAGEDEEWKDYEEPVKDYTGLKIQVLQGGTGVPESGRDTATEDSNTDSTKVKGPWNKPVDAEPAKQAPPPPPEEPRPTPTVYVPPSQRLNDAPVRRPHATKNAPDIHNDDYFPVLGSAGKRGGWSTAGGGGPQRSAPAAARPLALDNRFTSLPHDS; from the exons ATGGCCGATCTCGATGATTTTTTCGCAAAGAAAGATCGtaaaaagtcaaagtcaaaaaagTTTGCCACCTCCGATGAACTCGCCAAAAAAATGGATGATCCAAAACAAAAGCCCGATGTTAAGCCGAAGAAAGAACGTCCAGTGCAGGAGGGCGAGGAGCCGGGCCGTGCTGGG GAAGATGAAGAATGGAAGGACTATGAGGAGCCGGTGAAGGACTACACAGGACTCAAAATCCAGGTTCTTCAGGGCGGCACTGGAGTTCCTGAGTCCGGACGGGATACCGCCACTGAAGATTCTAACACAGACAGCACTAAAGTCAAAGGGCCGTGGAATAAACCA GTAGATGCAGAGCCAGCAAAGCAGGCTCCACCACCTCCCCCCGAGGAGCCCAGGCCGACGCCTACAGTGTACGTGCCGCCGTCGCAGCGTCTCAACGACGCGCCCGTGCGTCGTCCACATGCG ACCAAGAACGCTCCGGACATTCACAACGACGACTACTTCCCGGTGCTGGGCTCGGCGGGCAAGCGCGGCGGGTGGAGCACGGCCGGGGGCGGCGGCCCGCAGCGCTCCGCCCCCGCCGCGGCGCGCCCCCTCGCGCTCGACAATCGCTTCACCAGCCTGCCGCACGATAGCTAG